In the Deltaproteobacteria bacterium genome, ATCTACAGCGACCCGCGCGGGATGCGGGGGTACAAGCAGCCGTTCCTGCTCGATTTCAAGGAGGTCGAGAACTTCGGGCGCGAGCTGGAGCAGCGCGATCCGGGCCTCTTCGCGAAGAACGTCGCGGCGGCGAAGTACGAGGACCTCGCGTTCATCTGCTACACCTCCGGCACCACCGGTTTCCCCAAGGGGGCGATGCTGTCGTACCGCAATTTCTTAAGCATGGCGGCGAACCTGATGGAGGTCGACAACAAGTTCGAAAAGGACGAGTTCGTCTCCTTCCTCCCGCTCGCATGGATCGGCGAGCAGATGATGTGCCTCTCCAGCGCGCTGATCACCGGTTTCACCGTGAACTTCCCCGAGAAGCCCGAAACGGTGCAGGAGAACATCCGGGAGATCGGTCCCACGATCATGTTCTCCCCGCCGCGGATCTGGGAGAACATGACCTCCACGGTCCAGGTGAAGGTGATGGACGCCTCGGCGCTCAAGCGCCGGTTGTACAACTGGGCGCTGCCCGTGGGATACGCCTACTCCGACGCGGTCTTCCGGAAGGAGGCGATCCCGCCGCTTCTGCGCCTGAAGCAGAAGCTGGCCTACGCCCTCGTCTTCCGGGCGCTGAAAGACCGGCTGGGCCTGCTGCGGATCCGGTCCGCTTCCACCGGCGGGGCGGCGCTCGGGCCCGACGTCTTCAAGTTCTTCAACGCGATGGGCGTGAACCTGAAGCAGATCTACGGCCAGACGGAGATCTCCGGCATCTCGTGCATCCACCGCGAAGGCGACATCAACTTCGACTCGGTCGGCAAGCCGATCCCCGAGACCGAGATCAGGCTCTCCGACTCCGGCGAGATCCTGTCGCGATCCCCGTCCGTCTTCATCGGCTACTACAAGAACCCCGAGGAGACGGAAAAGACGTTGAACGACGGCTGGCTCCACTCGGGCGACGCGGGCTACTTCACCGAAGACGGCCACCTGATCGTGATCGACCGCGTGAAGGACGTGATGCACCTGAACGACGCCACCCGGTTCTCGCCGCAGTTCATCGAGAACAAGCTGAAGTTCTCCCCCTACGTCAAGGAGTGCGTCTGTCTCGGGAACCAGCGCGACTTCATCGCGTCGATGATCTGCATCGACTACCCCAACGTGGGGAAGTGGGCCGAGAGCCGCCGCCTCTCCTACACAACGTACACGGACCTCGCCGCGAAGCCCGAGGTGCTCGAGATGCTGGCGAAGGAGGTCGAAAAGGTGAACGCGACCCTCCCGGAGACGACGCGGGTGAAAAAATTCGTCCCGCTTTATAAGGAGCTCGACGCGGACGACGACGAGCTGACCCGCACGCGCAAGGTCCGCCGGGCGTTCGTGGGGGAACGGTACAAGCACGTGATCGAGGGGATATACGCCGGCGAAGATGCCATCCCGATCGACGCGACCATCAAGTACCAGGACGGCAAGACGTCGCGGATCAGGACGACGCTCACCGTCAGAAATTTGTAGGGAGACGACGCGAATGACGATGCAATACCTGTTGCAGCTCGTGATCAGCGGCCTGGTGGTCGGGAGCATTTACTCGGCGGTCGCACTCGGGTTCGTCATCATCTACAAGGCCACGCGGGTGGTCAACTTCGCGCAGGGCGAGTTCCTGATGGTGGGGGCGTACGTCTGTTACGCCTTCCTCGTGCAGATGCACGTCCCGTTCTGGGCGGCGCTCCTGCTCACGATCCTCTTCGCGCTGGTGATGGCGATGGTTCTCGAGCGGCTCGTCCTGCGCCCGATGATCGGCGAGCCGATCATCTCCATCATCATGGTCA is a window encoding:
- a CDS encoding AMP-binding protein, with the protein product MKEILKTYDTFPKLLVRNAETLGDRKVAMREKEFGIWQEFTWKEYHEHVKYFSLGMVSLGLQSGDKVAIIGDNRPEWVWGEVAAQAAGAVPLGLYQDSTLKEVSYIIDHSDASFVLAEDQEQVDKILDMKEQLPKVRYIIYSDPRGMRGYKQPFLLDFKEVENFGRELEQRDPGLFAKNVAAAKYEDLAFICYTSGTTGFPKGAMLSYRNFLSMAANLMEVDNKFEKDEFVSFLPLAWIGEQMMCLSSALITGFTVNFPEKPETVQENIREIGPTIMFSPPRIWENMTSTVQVKVMDASALKRRLYNWALPVGYAYSDAVFRKEAIPPLLRLKQKLAYALVFRALKDRLGLLRIRSASTGGAALGPDVFKFFNAMGVNLKQIYGQTEISGISCIHREGDINFDSVGKPIPETEIRLSDSGEILSRSPSVFIGYYKNPEETEKTLNDGWLHSGDAGYFTEDGHLIVIDRVKDVMHLNDATRFSPQFIENKLKFSPYVKECVCLGNQRDFIASMICIDYPNVGKWAESRRLSYTTYTDLAAKPEVLEMLAKEVEKVNATLPETTRVKKFVPLYKELDADDDELTRTRKVRRAFVGERYKHVIEGIYAGEDAIPIDATIKYQDGKTSRIRTTLTVRNL